TCGCCTTTACGCATCCAAACACGTGGATCGTAGTATTTTTTGTTTGGAGAATCAGCTCCTTCAGGATTACCAATTTGAGATTGGATATATTCCTTTTTATCATCAAAATAATCTCTAACACCGCTCATCATAGCATATTGCATATCAGTATCGATATTCATTTTGATAGTACCGTAACCGATAGCTTCTCTGATTTCTTCGAGAGAAGAACCCGAACCACCGTGGAAAACAAAGTTTACAGGGTTTGCTTCAGTATTGTATTTTTCTTCGATGAATTTTTGAGAATTATCAAGAATTTTTGGAGTAAGCTTAACATTCCCCGGCTTGTAAACCCCGTGTACATTACCGAACGATGCAGCAATAGTGAAGTTAGGACTTACTTTACTCAACTCTTCGTATGCGTAGGCAACTTCTTCGGGTTGAGTATAAAGTTTTGATTCATCAACATCTGAATTGTCAACACCATCTTCTTCACCACCTGTAATACCTAATTCAATTTCAAGAGTCATACCCATTTTGCTCATACGCTCAAGGTAAGTTTTACAAAGCTCTATGTTCTCTTCGATTGGTTCTTCTGACAAATCAATCATGTGAGAGCTGAATAATGGTTTTCCATGAGCAGCGAAATGAGCCTCACTGGCGTCAAGTAATCCATCAATCCAGGGAAGTAGTTTTTTTGCAGCGTGATCGGTATGCATGATCACCGGTATCCCGTATGCTTCAGCTAATTTGTGAACGTGTTGTGCTCCTGAAACACCACCTAATATAGCAGCTTTCTGACCATCGTTCGATAAGCCTTTTCCTGCGTTGAAAACAGCGCCTCCATTAGAAAATTGTATTATAACAGGTGAGTTAAGCTCTTTAGCTGTTTCCATAACAGCGTTCATTGAGTTTGTTCCAATTACGTTAACAGCCGGTAATGCAAAATTCTTTTCTTTTGCAAGTTTAAAAATTTCATTTACCGCTTCTCCTGTAGCAACTCCTGGTTTGATATTGTAACCCATGACAGTTAATTGATTTAATTTTTTTTAAATAACGATGCAAATATACAACTATTATATAAAGTGTAAAAAGTACAATAAGTCCTTTTCAACTTTTTTTTATATTTGACTCTCAAAATTAATATTTATTTTCTATTTAGCAGTAGTTGAGGTGATTATAAGTTTTTAATTTTAATTAAATTCATTTAGAATAAATAAAAATTTAGGTTATTACCAACTTTTGTTTTTTATGTTTTGTAATATTTAGCATATAAAGTGTCTAAAAACAACTCAATAAATATAAGTTGATTAAATTTGCCCAATTAATAAATTTAGAGATATGATACTTTCCATGACCGGATTTGGAAGAGCAGTGAAGCAGATTCCAAATAAGAAGCTAACTATAGAGATTAAATCACTGAACAGCAAGCAGCTGGACTTGAATGTTCGTGTACCGTCATTTTACAGGGCAAAAGAGCTTGATATAAGATCTATACTTGCAAAATATATACTTCGGGGGAAGGTGGAATTTAATCTGTATGCTGAGGTTACCGGCAGTGATTCTCCATATACTGTAAATACTCCTATTATTGAGTCTTATATTGACGGTTTAAAAAAGGTGTACGACGATGCTCCGGAGGAAAATTATTTAGCTATGGCAGTAAGGTTTCCCGATGCAGTTAAAACCGAAAGGGAAGAGTTGAGCGATGAAGAGTGGAATGAAGTGTCTGAATTGGTAAAAGAAGCTGTAAATAACCTTGTTGATTACAGAAAAACAGAGGGTGTTTCACTTTATAATGAACTAAACTTAAGAATTGAAAATATTGCCGGGTTACTTACAGAGATTCCTCAATATGAAGAAGAGCGTATAAAAACTGTTCGTGAGAGAATTTCAAAAAACATTGATGATCTAAAGATCAATGTTGATGAAAACAGATTCGAGCAGGAAATGATTTTTTATCTGGAAAAGCTTGATGTTACTGAAGAAAAGGTTAGATTAGACCATCATTTAAAGTATTTTACGGAAGAACTGGATGGAGGAGAATCTAACGGAAAGAAACTTGGGTTTATATCTCAGGAGATAGGCAGGGAAATAAATACTCTAGGATCAAAATCCAATCATTCAAAGATGCAACGTATTGTTGTGCAGATGAAAGATGAGTTGGAAAAAATAAAAGAGCAGGTATTAAACGCTTTGTAACATAAGAATTTGAATTATCTAAAGAACCGATAGTTATTTTTGCTATGGGATTTTTATAAACAATAACTGAATATACATGTCAAAACAAGGCAAACTCATTGTTTTTTCGGCACCATCGGGATCTGGAAAAACTACTATTGTACGTAACTTATTGAAACGAAATATTGGCTTGGAATTCTCAATTTCTGCGGCGTCAAGAGAGCCTAGGGTTAATGAAGTTAATGGAAAAGATTATCATTTTATTTCACTTGACGATTTTAGGTCAAAGATTGAAAACGATGAATTTTTAGAGTGGGAAGAGGTATATGCCGATAATTATTACGGGACCTTAAAAAGTGAAGTCCAACGGATTTGGGATGAAGGTAAACATGTGATTTTTGACATTGATGTAGTTGGGGGATTAAATATAAAGAAACAGTTTCCCGATAATACAATGGCAATTTTTGTTCAACCGCCAAGTGTGGAGGAATTGAAAAAGAGACTGGTGGGAAGAGATACCGAAACTCCCGAAAAAATTGCTATGAGGGTAGCTAAGGCCGAAGTTGAAATTAAGTATTCAAATAAGTTTGATTACGTTCTGTATAACGATGTTTTGGAAGTTGCTCAGGATGAAGCTGAAAAGGTGGTGAGAAATTTTATAGAAGAGGGATAGTGGCGTTAGCCTTTATGTTTGAGAGAAAATAGAGTTAAGTAATTAATAAACAAAAATGAATATAGGCTTATACTTCGGAACATTTAATCCAATTCATGTCGGGCATATGATAATAGCCAATCATATGGTTGAATTTAGTGATTTAGACGAAGTTTGGTTTGTAGTTACTCCGCATAATCCTTTTAAGAAAAAAAGTACTTTGCTCGATGACTATCACCGTCTGGATATAGTTCAACGTGCAATAAAAAATTACGATCACCTAAGAGCAAGCGATATAGAGTTTAATCTTCCACAACCCAACTATACATCAAGAACTATGGTTGCACTGGAGGAAAAATTTACTATGCATAAGTTTGCTCTTATAATGGGACAAGACAATCTGGAGAGCTTTCACAAGTGGAAAAATCACGAGGCATTAATTGACAATCATAAAATATTTGTATATCCGCGTCCCAATACCGGAGAGTCAGTTTATTCGGAGCATAAAAATGTAATACATATAAATGCACCATTGATGGAAATTGCAGCTACAGATATACGTAATGCAATTAAGGAAGGAAAAAATGTAAAACCTCTTCTTCCCGAAGGAATCTGGGAATATATTGATCATCAAAATTTTTATAGGTAGGAATAATTTTACATTATTAAGTTTTCAATATCTCGTTGGTGAAGTAAATACCTGTGAGCCGGCTTGTTTATTTGAAAAACATCAATTTTTTCATTATTGCACATATTGGTTTTTTATGGATAAATCATGTTATATTCGCTGACTGAACTATAGAATCGGAACTTAGTAAATTAAATCTATCCATAAATATTAATAGTATATGAAGAAGCTTGTTTTATTATTAGCAGTTGTTTTATTGTCAAATTCTGATTTGTTCTCACAATCCGGGCCTTATTCTATTGGATTAAGACTAGGTGGGGGAAGTGAATTTGGAGCTGAATTATCATATCAGCATACACTTGGAGGTAATGGCAGGCTAGAGGCTGACTTAGGTTTTTACAACCATCATACAAAAGATTACGGTACAAACGGATTCAAGCTTACCGGAATATATCAATGGGTATTGCCAATTGATAATGGGTTTTACTGGTATTTTGGTGGTGGAGTTTCTGTAGGTAACTATAGTTATGTTTATTATGATGATGATAAATTTAACAAGCATGGAACGTTTTTATCAATTCCGTTAAACATTGGAATAGAATACAGAATACCTAAGGCTCCATTAAATTTTTCATTAGACTTCAGACCTGAGTTAGGTGTTTTATACCCGACAAACAGATTATTTGGGGCAGGAATAGCTTTGGGAATCAGGTATACTCTCTAAGCATTAATCAGCATTGATATATATAGTCGTTTTTGGGTTTTCTCCGGTAGTGTAACCGCTAGGAAGTGTCATGCCGATTTCGATAGTTTTTTCGCTTAGATTATCCGGATTTATTAATGTTTTTACATTGAACTCTGAACCCATATAGCCTTTTCGAAGGCTTAGTTCGTCGGGAGACAGATAATCGTGGAGCTTAACAGCACTGCCTCCAAATTTTAAGTCTATTTTTATATCATCTTTCGCTTCCTCGCTAAGAATTAGTTTAACAGCTACATCCTGAGCTATATGCTCAACATGTTGTTCGCTTTTTTCGAATGAAACTTTAATGCTGTTGCTGTCACTATCTTTCGAACATGAAGTAATGATTAGAATTA
Above is a genomic segment from Bacteroidota bacterium containing:
- the fbaA gene encoding class II fructose-bisphosphate aldolase, giving the protein MGYNIKPGVATGEAVNEIFKLAKEKNFALPAVNVIGTNSMNAVMETAKELNSPVIIQFSNGGAVFNAGKGLSNDGQKAAILGGVSGAQHVHKLAEAYGIPVIMHTDHAAKKLLPWIDGLLDASEAHFAAHGKPLFSSHMIDLSEEPIEENIELCKTYLERMSKMGMTLEIELGITGGEEDGVDNSDVDESKLYTQPEEVAYAYEELSKVSPNFTIAASFGNVHGVYKPGNVKLTPKILDNSQKFIEEKYNTEANPVNFVFHGGSGSSLEEIREAIGYGTIKMNIDTDMQYAMMSGVRDYFDDKKEYIQSQIGNPEGADSPNKKYYDPRVWMRKGEEAFKARLKQAFEDLNAIDTL
- a CDS encoding YicC/YloC family endoribonuclease, which gives rise to MILSMTGFGRAVKQIPNKKLTIEIKSLNSKQLDLNVRVPSFYRAKELDIRSILAKYILRGKVEFNLYAEVTGSDSPYTVNTPIIESYIDGLKKVYDDAPEENYLAMAVRFPDAVKTEREELSDEEWNEVSELVKEAVNNLVDYRKTEGVSLYNELNLRIENIAGLLTEIPQYEEERIKTVRERISKNIDDLKINVDENRFEQEMIFYLEKLDVTEEKVRLDHHLKYFTEELDGGESNGKKLGFISQEIGREINTLGSKSNHSKMQRIVVQMKDELEKIKEQVLNAL
- the gmk gene encoding guanylate kinase, with the translated sequence MSKQGKLIVFSAPSGSGKTTIVRNLLKRNIGLEFSISAASREPRVNEVNGKDYHFISLDDFRSKIENDEFLEWEEVYADNYYGTLKSEVQRIWDEGKHVIFDIDVVGGLNIKKQFPDNTMAIFVQPPSVEELKKRLVGRDTETPEKIAMRVAKAEVEIKYSNKFDYVLYNDVLEVAQDEAEKVVRNFIEEG
- the nadD gene encoding nicotinate (nicotinamide) nucleotide adenylyltransferase, giving the protein MNIGLYFGTFNPIHVGHMIIANHMVEFSDLDEVWFVVTPHNPFKKKSTLLDDYHRLDIVQRAIKNYDHLRASDIEFNLPQPNYTSRTMVALEEKFTMHKFALIMGQDNLESFHKWKNHEALIDNHKIFVYPRPNTGESVYSEHKNVIHINAPLMEIAATDIRNAIKEGKNVKPLLPEGIWEYIDHQNFYR